The DNA sequence CCTGGGGTTTGTTGCCAAGGCGATCCCGCATTGTGTTGAGGTGCTTCAGGAAGTGCCGACCAGTTGCTAAGGAATAATTTGAGAAGACGCATGTGGAGATCATAAACGAGTTGGCTACTGTCGGATTTCTGATCGAGGATTTATTTGTTGTGGTTCGGCGCAACAAGCCTGGTGTCAGCCGAATGCTAAAACAACTCCACGCCAGGAAGAACCACTTTTACTTTCTGGTATTTCGAAAATTCGCTAAGATAAAGTATCCGCCTCTAAGAAAAACTAAAGCATCCCTGGTTCCAGCAATTCGATATGTGACCGTTCCCATGCACTGAACGCCTGGCCCGAAGCCGGAGCGGAACGGAGCGAGCCGAGGGGTTATGGCGGCAGGCGAAGTGAAGCGTGGCTGAGGGAGGGCGTTGAGTGCAGAACCGTGTAAATGTTCCCATGCAAGGCGTTTTGTCTGCGCGGTTTTCGGGGGCGACAGGGGAAAAGCCGGGCAGTCTAAACGCCGAGCTAACGGCCGCGTTTCAAGGTTGCATTAGGTTAAGCGCAAGGGTTCATCTCATTCATTGCGAGGCGACAACTTTGGATGCTGCCAGCGCTTCACGCACCATTCGTTCTACCTCGTAAGGGGTCCAGTCATTGCTCTTCCACAACTGCACGAGGCGTCCGTCCGGACCGATAAGCGCCGTGCGAAAATCGTGCGCAATCAGGCCGTTTTCCTGCGCGTAATATAAGCCTGTCAATCCAGCGACGCAACTGATCTGGTCGGCGTTGCCTGTGGCGAAGCTCCGGTCTTTCTCGTTTGCTTCATAGCGGGCGGCGTAAGCCTTCAGCACATCAGGACGATCAAAATCCGGGCGCCTGCGTGTCGGCTGACGGTTTGCAACCCGAAAGAAGCGCCAATCCTGCCGCCGCCAGCGAAATAGATGGAAAAAACATCATCTTCATAAGCGCGATGTTAGGTCGAGAGCGGCTGGAGTTCTTTGAGCCAAGTCAAGGAATTGGAAGATTTACCCGCTTCCGTGGCAAAAGACGTGGAACCGGCGCCATCCACCCTGGCGCGCCAACATGTCATGTGTATCGCATTACGATGCATTGACTCATCCTCGGATGCTTGGCTGAACACGCCTACATCTATTTTGTCATTCAATGCTCAAAAATTGGTGAGGCGAAACCCCGAGGCTAAATCGCGATGAGCCTGCCGGCTGCCAGGGGTGTCGCCAGCCAGTTCATCCCGATCAATGGTTTTAATTTCGGTTCGTTTTGACCAACTCTCCAAGGAGACGGACGGTTTCCTGGGTGTCCTGGTTCAAACCGACCTGTTGGTGGACAATCTCGCCTTTTGCGTTCAGAATTGTGATGATGTTCGAGTGGGCGAATTGCCCTGCGGCGCTCTCTTTAAATTTGACGCCGAGTAAAGCGGCCAGCTCCAGCACGTCGTCCGGAGGACCCAGCATCAGTGTCCAGCTTTTGAGTGGCAAATCCCGCGTCCGCCGGTATTCGGCCAGCGCCGCTGGAGTGTCGCGCTCGCAATCAAACGAAACGAGCGTGAAGCCGACGCTGCCCTGCAATTGGGCCGGCAAGGCCGCTTCGATGCGTTTCATGTCATTCACGATAATCGGACAGGCAAACTGGCAATTCGCGAAAAACATCGCCATGACTTGGGGCCGTCCGGCGAGCGCGCTCAACTTGATATGTTTCCCCTGGTCAGTCGTCCATGTAGATTCCGTCTGGAAAACGGATTTGTCAGTAAATGCTGCCGACGCCTCTGCCTTGACGCAGCAAGAAGGCTGCGCGGCGACTGGGGACGATTGTGTCACACAACTCCCCAGCGTGAGGATTGCAAGGCTGACGAATACTGTTTTTGGGTTGGGTTTCATAAATCTTTCGCGCAACGGAAGCCGAGATTGTGGACGCAATAGCCCGCTTTGAGGCTGCTACGGAATGCGTAGCGCATGAAGGCCGGATAATCTTGAACGTCCGCCGCTCCTTGAGCGCCACCACCACAAAACAGTTGGCGATCCAGTCCGGTGTCGCCCTGTGCGCCGCCGGCGAGCAGGGCCGAGTTGAAATCGGCCACCCATTCCCAAACCAGTTCGTGCAAATCGTGAATTCCCCAGAAATTCGTCTGGTCCAAACCCACAGGTGAAAGTTTCGCCGTCGCGGGAGTGCAGTACCATTTCAGCACTTGGCGTTTGAACTCCGGGTCCTGCTCGCCGTTGGCTTGCGTCGAACTGGCCGACGCGGCGTACTCCCATTCGGTGACGGTTGGCAACCGTTTGCCTTTCCATTGCGCGTAAGCTTTGGCGGCAAACCAGGAAACGTCTGTCACCGGGACACTGGCGGGCGCGTTGGAACCGGGGTCGAGATCGCCGGCCCAATTCTTGAGATAGAATTCGTCGGCGAAAATCTTTTTCACCCGCGAGCGTTGCCAGCGATGATTGGCCCGGACGAATGCCAAAAAGTCGCCGTTTGTGACGGGCAGAATATCGAGGTAAAACGATTTAACCCGAACCCCTTTGGGATCTGATTCCGAGCGAAAAAGCGGATGATACATTCCGGTTGGAACCAAAGCCATGCCGGTCGGCGGAGTTTGTCCAAGCATTGGAACAACTGCGCCGAGAAGCGCAAAGAGCGCCACAACCCAAATTCGATTCCAGGCCTTGAAAGCGGTTTTTTTCACTGACTTGTGTGCGTATCTATTCATAAGGGTTGGCCTGGGCCGGAGGAGCTTCGTGCCGGACCTTGGCGACTTCCTGGATGGTCACGGCGGCGTTGGAATTTCCCCAGCTATTGCCCACATAGGTCAACACATTCGCGATTTGTTCGTCCGTAAGGTAAGGCAGCGGTATCATCGTTCCGTTATAAGGTTTGCCATTGACGACAATTGGACCGCTGCGGCCCGAGATTACACCGCGAATGATATTCTCCTTGTCTTTGGTCGCAAGAAAGTCCGAGAGCGCCAGCGGAGGAATCTGCCCTGGAAGCCCCTGGCCGTTGGGCTGGTGGCAGACAAAACAGGTTTGCATAAAGACCCCTTTACCTTTTTGGATTTGAATCTGCTTGTTCAAATCGGCGATCTTTGGATTGCCTTTAATCTGCTGCGCAACTTCCGCTGTCAATGCGAGGACTCTCTTTTCAGCCTCCGAACCAGCTTCGGCCGCCTTGCCGATATAAGTGGCATCCACCTCCTTGCCGGAATAGACGAGCAGATTTTGCGGTCCGTCCACTTTCAACATGCCGAGTGCTCCCTTGTTGAAGGCGCGGAAGATCGCGTGATCAACCAGAACATACGTGCCGGGCGCATGGGCCTTGAAATCCACCACGACAGCCGAACCGGGCGGCACTGGCGTGGTTTGGACGTTATGCAAAACGTTAGTCATCGTGCCGTCCTCGTAGAGGGTGTCGAATTGTCCACCGATGATGTGAAACGAGGAAGTAAGATTCGGCCCGCCGTTGCCAAAGAATAGCCGGGTGGTTTCGCCGACTTTCGCCTTTAAAGCCCGATCGCCGACGAGCGAGTCCACCGCGCCGTTGAACACCACGTACGGCGGCTTCTCGTCCACCGCCTTAACCATGTCGAAGCCCTGCAAGCCTTCCTCGCCAAACTGGCCGGTGGCGTAAAACTCGCCCTGCATGACGTAATACTCATGGTCCACCGGCGGCAAACCTTCCTTCGGCTCAACGAGAATCAAACCATACATGCCATTGCCGATGTGCATGCCCACTGGCGCGGTCGCGCAGTGATAAACAAAAAGGCCGCAATGAAGGGCCTTGAACGAGAACACAGACGAATGCCCCGGCGCGGTGAACGATGAAGCCGCGCCCCCGCCCGGTCCACTGACCGCGTGCAGGTCAATGCTGTGTGGCATTTTATTATCTTGATGATTGTTCAAATGAAACTCCACCTGGTCGCCTTCGCGGATGCGAATGAAACTTCCCGGCACATCGCCGCCAAAGGTCCAGAAGACATACTGGACACCGTCCGCCAGGCGCTTGGTTACCTCCCTGACCTCCAGATTGACGATTACTTTGGTGGGGTGTTTGCGCCTGATGGGCGGCGGAACATTGGGCGCTTGCGCCAAGATCGCGGTTTCAACTCCGGTGACGCCAGGGTCAATCACTTTTGCGCCATTAGGCTGCGCAGCCGTTTCGTCCTGCCCGACTGACACTTGGCCTGCCATCAAACCTGCCACAAGCGCGGCGGCGGCAGACTTCCGCAGGATTGGAACAAATCGAATAATCATCATCCTCACAAGTCAAAGTTTATGGCAGCATTGGCTGGATGTTCGGCGTTGGGCGGATTCAGACTTCTCAGTGGCCCCCCTCCATTTCTTTGATGTAATAGCCACGTTGGTGGATGGCCTGCTCGGCCTCCGCCGAAGCCGATGCGTTC is a window from the Verrucomicrobiia bacterium genome containing:
- a CDS encoding SCO family protein; this encodes MKPNPKTVFVSLAILTLGSCVTQSSPVAAQPSCCVKAEASAAFTDKSVFQTESTWTTDQGKHIKLSALAGRPQVMAMFFANCQFACPIIVNDMKRIEAALPAQLQGSVGFTLVSFDCERDTPAALAEYRRTRDLPLKSWTLMLGPPDDVLELAALLGVKFKESAAGQFAHSNIITILNAKGEIVHQQVGLNQDTQETVRLLGELVKTNRN
- a CDS encoding formylglycine-generating enzyme family protein; amino-acid sequence: MLGQTPPTGMALVPTGMYHPLFRSESDPKGVRVKSFYLDILPVTNGDFLAFVRANHRWQRSRVKKIFADEFYLKNWAGDLDPGSNAPASVPVTDVSWFAAKAYAQWKGKRLPTVTEWEYAASASSTQANGEQDPEFKRQVLKWYCTPATAKLSPVGLDQTNFWGIHDLHELVWEWVADFNSALLAGGAQGDTGLDRQLFCGGGAQGAADVQDYPAFMRYAFRSSLKAGYCVHNLGFRCAKDL
- the nirK gene encoding copper-containing nitrite reductase → MMIIRFVPILRKSAAAALVAGLMAGQVSVGQDETAAQPNGAKVIDPGVTGVETAILAQAPNVPPPIRRKHPTKVIVNLEVREVTKRLADGVQYVFWTFGGDVPGSFIRIREGDQVEFHLNNHQDNKMPHSIDLHAVSGPGGGAASSFTAPGHSSVFSFKALHCGLFVYHCATAPVGMHIGNGMYGLILVEPKEGLPPVDHEYYVMQGEFYATGQFGEEGLQGFDMVKAVDEKPPYVVFNGAVDSLVGDRALKAKVGETTRLFFGNGGPNLTSSFHIIGGQFDTLYEDGTMTNVLHNVQTTPVPPGSAVVVDFKAHAPGTYVLVDHAIFRAFNKGALGMLKVDGPQNLLVYSGKEVDATYIGKAAEAGSEAEKRVLALTAEVAQQIKGNPKIADLNKQIQIQKGKGVFMQTCFVCHQPNGQGLPGQIPPLALSDFLATKDKENIIRGVISGRSGPIVVNGKPYNGTMIPLPYLTDEQIANVLTYVGNSWGNSNAAVTIQEVAKVRHEAPPAQANPYE